In the Candidatus Binatia bacterium genome, GGCGCCGTTCGCTTCCTGGATCTTGGCGAGGCGGTAGCCTTCCGCGTCGTTCAGCATCTGCGCCGCCTTGCCGCGCGCCTTCGGCACGACGTCGTTCGAGTAGCCGCGCGCCTCGTTGATCATCCGCTCGCGGTCCTGCTGCGCGGAGATGACGTCCTTGAACGCGTCCGACACCTGGTCGGGCGGGTCGACGTCCTGTAGCTTGACGGTCTCGATCAAGAGCCCCGAGTCGTAGGAGTCGAGGATCTCCTGGAGCAGCGCCTGCGCCTCCTGCTGGATGCGCTCGCGGTCGTCGGTGAGCGCGTCGTCGATCGCGTTGCTGCCGATCACCTGACGCATCGCCGCCTCCGCCGCGGCGCGCACCGTCCCGGCCGGGTCGCGCACGTTGAACAGGAAGTCGGTGGCGGCGTCGGGATCGCTCTTCACGCGGTACTGGACGATGAACATGAGCTTGACGATGTTCTCGTCGCCCGTGAGCATGAGCGCTTCCTGGTCGACGTCGCGGAAGCGCGCCGGCGGTCCGACGTCGAGCGTGCGGAAGCCGAACTCCTCCTTGCGGATGCGCGTCACCTCGGGCTTGAGCACGGTCTCGATCGGCCACGGCAGGTGGTAGCCCGGGCCCGGCCCGACCTCGCGCACGACCTTGCCGAAGCGCAGCACGACGCCGCGCTGGTCCGGGGCGACGATGAACAAGCCGCTCGCGAGCCAGAGCGCGAGCCCGATCGCGACGAACGGCCACGGGCTCACCGGACGTCCGGGCGCGCGTGCGCCGTTGC is a window encoding:
- the hflK gene encoding FtsH protease activity modulator HflK, which produces MPDDWRSGPRRERRDDDVFAEVRDLVEAMRAKMRGGGGGGNGARAPGRPVSPWPFVAIGLALWLASGLFIVAPDQRGVVLRFGKVVREVGPGPGYHLPWPIETVLKPEVTRIRKEEFGFRTLDVGPPARFRDVDQEALMLTGDENIVKLMFIVQYRVKSDPDAATDFLFNVRDPAGTVRAAAEAAMRQVIGSNAIDDALTDDRERIQQEAQALLQEILDSYDSGLLIETVKLQDVDPPDQVSDAFKDVISAQQDRERMINEARGYSNDVVPKARGKAAQMLNDAEGYRLAKIQEANGAAQRFIALHEEYAKAPDVTRRRLYLETMEEILPRMDKVLIDDKAGESVVPYLPLDQMLRRREPQAAEPASR